In one Meles meles chromosome 17, mMelMel3.1 paternal haplotype, whole genome shotgun sequence genomic region, the following are encoded:
- the WDR26 gene encoding WD repeat-containing protein 26 isoform X1 gives MQANGAGGGGGGGGGGGSGGGGGGQGQTQELACLSAQNGESSPSSSSSAGDLAHANGLLPSAPSAASNNSNSLNVNNGVPGGAATAAASAAAAAAASSATPELGSSLKKKKRLSQSDEDVIRLIGQHLNGLGLNQTVDLLMQESGCRLEHPSATKFRNHVMEGDWEKAENDLNELKPLVHSPHAIVVRGALEISQTLLGIIVRMKFLLLQQKYLEYLEDGKVLEALHVLRCELTPLKYNTERIHVLSGYLMCSHAEDLRAKAEWEGKGTASRSKLLDKLQTYLPPSVMLPPRRLQTLLRQAVELQRDRCLYHNTKLDNNLDSVSLLIDHVCSRRQFPCYTQQILTEHCNEVWFCKFSNDGTKLATGSKDTTVIIWQVDPDTHLLKLLKTLEGHAYGVSYIAWSPDDSYLVACGPDDCSELWLWNVQTGELRTKMSQSHEDSLTSVAWNPDGKRFVTGGQRGQFYQCDLDGNLLDSWEGVRVQCLWCLSDGKTVLASDTHQRIRGYNFEDLTDRNILFSGYRVQEDHPIMSFTISKNGRLALLNVATQGVHLWDLQDRVLVRKYQGVTQGFYTIHSCFGGHNEDFIASGSEDHKVYIWHKRSELPIAELTGHTRTVNCVSWNPQIPSMMASASDDGTVRIWGPAPFIDHQNIEEECSSMDS, from the exons ATGCAGGCCAacggggcaggaggaggaggaggaggcggcggcggcggcggcagcggagggggcggcgggggccAGGGACAGACCCAGGAGCTGGCCTGCCTGTCGGCCCAGAACGGGGAGTCGTCCCCCTCGTCGTCGTCGTCCGCGGGGGACCTGGCCCACGCCAACGGGCTGCTGCCTTCCGCCCCCTCCGCCGCCAGCAACAATAGCAACAGCCTGAATGTCAATAACGGGGTCCCCGGCGGTGCCGCCACTGCCGCCgcctcggccgccgccgccgccgctgcctccTCGGCCACCCCAGAGCTGGGCAGCAGCCTCAAGAAGAAGAAGCGGCTCTCCCAGTCCGACGAGGATGTCATTAGGCTAATAGGACAGCACTTGAATGGCTTAGGGCTCAA CCAGACTGTTGATCTCCTCATGCAAGAGTCAGGATGTCGTTTAGAACATCCTTCTGCCACCAAATTCCGAAATCATGTCATGGAAGGAGACTGGGAGAAG GCAGAAAATGACCTGAATGAACTAAAGCCTTTAGTGCATTCTCCTCATGCTATTGTGGTAAGAGGCGCACTTGAAATCTCTCAAACGTTGTTGGGAATAATTGTG AGGATGAAGTTTTTGCTGCTGCAGCAGAAGTACCTGGAGTACCTAGAGGACGGCAAGGTCCTAGAGGCCCTTCACGTTCTGCGCTGCGAGTTGACGCCCCTGAAGTACAACACGGAGCGCATTCACGTCCTCAGCGG GTATCTGATGTGTAGCCATGCAGAAGACCTACGTGCAAAAGCAGAATGGGAAGGCAAAGGAACAGCTTCCCGATCCAAACTGTTGGACAAACTACAGA CGTATTTGCCACCATCAGTGATGCTCCCCCCCCGGCGTTTACAGACCCTGCTGCGGCAGGCGGTGGAACTACAAAGGGATCGGTGCCTATATCACAATACCAAACTTGATAATAATCTAGATTCTGTGTCTCTGCTTATAGATCATGTTTGTAGTAG GAGGCAGTTCCCATGTTATACTCAGCAGATACTTACGGAGCATTGTAATGAAGTGTGGTTCTGTAAATTCTCCAATGATGGCACGAAACTAGCAACAGGATCGAAAGATACCACAGTTATCATATGGCAAGTTGATCCG GATACACACCTGCTAAAACTGCTCAAAACCTTAGAAGGACATGCTTACGGCGTCTCCTACATCGCGTGGAGTCCGGACGACAGCTACCTTGTTGCTTGTGGCCCAGACGACTGCTCTGAGCTGTGGCTTTGGAATGTCCAA acGGGAGAGCTAAGGACAAAAATGAGCCAGTCTCATGAGGACAGTTTGACGAGCGTGGCTTGGAATCCAGATGGGAAACGCTTCGTAACTGGAGGTCAGCGCGGCCAGTTCTACCAGTGT GATTTAGACGGGAACCTCCTTGATTCCTGGGAAGGGGTGAGAGTGCAATGCCTTTGGTGCTTGAGTGACGGCAAGACTGTTCTGGCATCAGACACACACCAGCGGATCCGGGGGTACAACTTTGAGGACCTTACAGATAGGAACAT ATTATTTTCTGGTTACAGAGTACAAGAAGATCATCCCATTATGTCTTTTACTATTTCCAAGAATGGCCGATTAGCTTTGTTAAATGTAGCAACTCAG GGAGTTCATTTATGGGACTTGCAAGACAGAGTTTTAGTAAGAAAGTATCAAGGTGTCACTCAAGGGTTTTATACGATCCATTCATGTTTCGGAGGCCATAACGAAGACTTCATCGCTAGTGGCAGTGAGG ATCACAAGGTTTACATCTGGCACAAACGTAGCGAACTGCCAATCGCGGAGCTGACAGGGCACACACGCACAGTGAACTGTGTGAGCTGGAACCCACAGATCCCATCCATGATGGCCAGCGCCTCAGACGATGGCACTGTTAGAATATGGGGACCAGCACCTTTTATAGACCACCAGAATATCGAAG
- the WDR26 gene encoding WD repeat-containing protein 26 isoform X3 yields the protein MQANGAGGGGGGGGGGGSGGGGGGQGQTQELACLSAQNGESSPSSSSSAGDLAHANGLLPSAPSAASNNSNSLNVNNGVPGGAATAAASAAAAAAASSATPELGSSLKKKKRLSQSDEDVIRLIGQHLNGLGLNQTVDLLMQESGCRLEHPSATKFRNHVMEGDWEKAENDLNELKPLVHSPHAIVRMKFLLLQQKYLEYLEDGKVLEALHVLRCELTPLKYNTERIHVLSGYLMCSHAEDLRAKAEWEGKGTASRSKLLDKLQTYLPPSVMLPPRRLQTLLRQAVELQRDRCLYHNTKLDNNLDSVSLLIDHVCSRRQFPCYTQQILTEHCNEVWFCKFSNDGTKLATGSKDTTVIIWQVDPDTHLLKLLKTLEGHAYGVSYIAWSPDDSYLVACGPDDCSELWLWNVQTGELRTKMSQSHEDSLTSVAWNPDGKRFVTGGQRGQFYQCDLDGNLLDSWEGVRVQCLWCLSDGKTVLASDTHQRIRGYNFEDLTDRNILFSGYRVQEDHPIMSFTISKNGRLALLNVATQGVHLWDLQDRVLVRKYQGVTQGFYTIHSCFGGHNEDFIASGSEDHKVYIWHKRSELPIAELTGHTRTVNCVSWNPQIPSMMASASDDGTVRIWGPAPFIDHQNIEEECSSMDS from the exons ATGCAGGCCAacggggcaggaggaggaggaggaggcggcggcggcggcggcagcggagggggcggcgggggccAGGGACAGACCCAGGAGCTGGCCTGCCTGTCGGCCCAGAACGGGGAGTCGTCCCCCTCGTCGTCGTCGTCCGCGGGGGACCTGGCCCACGCCAACGGGCTGCTGCCTTCCGCCCCCTCCGCCGCCAGCAACAATAGCAACAGCCTGAATGTCAATAACGGGGTCCCCGGCGGTGCCGCCACTGCCGCCgcctcggccgccgccgccgccgctgcctccTCGGCCACCCCAGAGCTGGGCAGCAGCCTCAAGAAGAAGAAGCGGCTCTCCCAGTCCGACGAGGATGTCATTAGGCTAATAGGACAGCACTTGAATGGCTTAGGGCTCAA CCAGACTGTTGATCTCCTCATGCAAGAGTCAGGATGTCGTTTAGAACATCCTTCTGCCACCAAATTCCGAAATCATGTCATGGAAGGAGACTGGGAGAAG GCAGAAAATGACCTGAATGAACTAAAGCCTTTAGTGCATTCTCCTCATGCTATTGTG AGGATGAAGTTTTTGCTGCTGCAGCAGAAGTACCTGGAGTACCTAGAGGACGGCAAGGTCCTAGAGGCCCTTCACGTTCTGCGCTGCGAGTTGACGCCCCTGAAGTACAACACGGAGCGCATTCACGTCCTCAGCGG GTATCTGATGTGTAGCCATGCAGAAGACCTACGTGCAAAAGCAGAATGGGAAGGCAAAGGAACAGCTTCCCGATCCAAACTGTTGGACAAACTACAGA CGTATTTGCCACCATCAGTGATGCTCCCCCCCCGGCGTTTACAGACCCTGCTGCGGCAGGCGGTGGAACTACAAAGGGATCGGTGCCTATATCACAATACCAAACTTGATAATAATCTAGATTCTGTGTCTCTGCTTATAGATCATGTTTGTAGTAG GAGGCAGTTCCCATGTTATACTCAGCAGATACTTACGGAGCATTGTAATGAAGTGTGGTTCTGTAAATTCTCCAATGATGGCACGAAACTAGCAACAGGATCGAAAGATACCACAGTTATCATATGGCAAGTTGATCCG GATACACACCTGCTAAAACTGCTCAAAACCTTAGAAGGACATGCTTACGGCGTCTCCTACATCGCGTGGAGTCCGGACGACAGCTACCTTGTTGCTTGTGGCCCAGACGACTGCTCTGAGCTGTGGCTTTGGAATGTCCAA acGGGAGAGCTAAGGACAAAAATGAGCCAGTCTCATGAGGACAGTTTGACGAGCGTGGCTTGGAATCCAGATGGGAAACGCTTCGTAACTGGAGGTCAGCGCGGCCAGTTCTACCAGTGT GATTTAGACGGGAACCTCCTTGATTCCTGGGAAGGGGTGAGAGTGCAATGCCTTTGGTGCTTGAGTGACGGCAAGACTGTTCTGGCATCAGACACACACCAGCGGATCCGGGGGTACAACTTTGAGGACCTTACAGATAGGAACAT ATTATTTTCTGGTTACAGAGTACAAGAAGATCATCCCATTATGTCTTTTACTATTTCCAAGAATGGCCGATTAGCTTTGTTAAATGTAGCAACTCAG GGAGTTCATTTATGGGACTTGCAAGACAGAGTTTTAGTAAGAAAGTATCAAGGTGTCACTCAAGGGTTTTATACGATCCATTCATGTTTCGGAGGCCATAACGAAGACTTCATCGCTAGTGGCAGTGAGG ATCACAAGGTTTACATCTGGCACAAACGTAGCGAACTGCCAATCGCGGAGCTGACAGGGCACACACGCACAGTGAACTGTGTGAGCTGGAACCCACAGATCCCATCCATGATGGCCAGCGCCTCAGACGATGGCACTGTTAGAATATGGGGACCAGCACCTTTTATAGACCACCAGAATATCGAAG
- the WDR26 gene encoding WD repeat-containing protein 26 isoform X4 has product MQANGAGGGGGGGGGGGSGGGGGGQGQTQELACLSAQNGESSPSSSSSAGDLAHANGLLPSAPSAASNNSNSLNVNNGVPGGAATAAASAAAAAAASSATPELGSSLKKKKRLSQSDEDVIRLIGQHLNGLGLNQTVDLLMQESGCRLEHPSATKFRNHVMEGDWEKAENDLNELKPLVHSPHAIVRMKFLLLQQKYLEYLEDGKVLEALHVLRCELTPLKYNTERIHVLSGYLMCSHAEDLRAKAEWEGKGTASRSKLLDKLQTYLPPSVMLPPRRLQTLLRQAVELQRDRCLYHNTKLDNNLDSVSLLIDHVCSRRQFPCYTQQILTEHCNEVWFCKFSNDGTKLATGSKDTTVIIWQVDPDTHLLKLLKTLEGHAYGVSYIAWSPDDSYLVACGPDDCSELWLWNVQTGELRTKMSQSHEDSLTSVAWNPDGKRFVTGGQRGQFYQCDLDGNLLDSWEGVRVQCLWCLSDGKTVLASDTHQRIRGYNFEDLTDRNIVQEDHPIMSFTISKNGRLALLNVATQGVHLWDLQDRVLVRKYQGVTQGFYTIHSCFGGHNEDFIASGSEDHKVYIWHKRSELPIAELTGHTRTVNCVSWNPQIPSMMASASDDGTVRIWGPAPFIDHQNIEEECSSMDS; this is encoded by the exons ATGCAGGCCAacggggcaggaggaggaggaggaggcggcggcggcggcggcagcggagggggcggcgggggccAGGGACAGACCCAGGAGCTGGCCTGCCTGTCGGCCCAGAACGGGGAGTCGTCCCCCTCGTCGTCGTCGTCCGCGGGGGACCTGGCCCACGCCAACGGGCTGCTGCCTTCCGCCCCCTCCGCCGCCAGCAACAATAGCAACAGCCTGAATGTCAATAACGGGGTCCCCGGCGGTGCCGCCACTGCCGCCgcctcggccgccgccgccgccgctgcctccTCGGCCACCCCAGAGCTGGGCAGCAGCCTCAAGAAGAAGAAGCGGCTCTCCCAGTCCGACGAGGATGTCATTAGGCTAATAGGACAGCACTTGAATGGCTTAGGGCTCAA CCAGACTGTTGATCTCCTCATGCAAGAGTCAGGATGTCGTTTAGAACATCCTTCTGCCACCAAATTCCGAAATCATGTCATGGAAGGAGACTGGGAGAAG GCAGAAAATGACCTGAATGAACTAAAGCCTTTAGTGCATTCTCCTCATGCTATTGTG AGGATGAAGTTTTTGCTGCTGCAGCAGAAGTACCTGGAGTACCTAGAGGACGGCAAGGTCCTAGAGGCCCTTCACGTTCTGCGCTGCGAGTTGACGCCCCTGAAGTACAACACGGAGCGCATTCACGTCCTCAGCGG GTATCTGATGTGTAGCCATGCAGAAGACCTACGTGCAAAAGCAGAATGGGAAGGCAAAGGAACAGCTTCCCGATCCAAACTGTTGGACAAACTACAGA CGTATTTGCCACCATCAGTGATGCTCCCCCCCCGGCGTTTACAGACCCTGCTGCGGCAGGCGGTGGAACTACAAAGGGATCGGTGCCTATATCACAATACCAAACTTGATAATAATCTAGATTCTGTGTCTCTGCTTATAGATCATGTTTGTAGTAG GAGGCAGTTCCCATGTTATACTCAGCAGATACTTACGGAGCATTGTAATGAAGTGTGGTTCTGTAAATTCTCCAATGATGGCACGAAACTAGCAACAGGATCGAAAGATACCACAGTTATCATATGGCAAGTTGATCCG GATACACACCTGCTAAAACTGCTCAAAACCTTAGAAGGACATGCTTACGGCGTCTCCTACATCGCGTGGAGTCCGGACGACAGCTACCTTGTTGCTTGTGGCCCAGACGACTGCTCTGAGCTGTGGCTTTGGAATGTCCAA acGGGAGAGCTAAGGACAAAAATGAGCCAGTCTCATGAGGACAGTTTGACGAGCGTGGCTTGGAATCCAGATGGGAAACGCTTCGTAACTGGAGGTCAGCGCGGCCAGTTCTACCAGTGT GATTTAGACGGGAACCTCCTTGATTCCTGGGAAGGGGTGAGAGTGCAATGCCTTTGGTGCTTGAGTGACGGCAAGACTGTTCTGGCATCAGACACACACCAGCGGATCCGGGGGTACAACTTTGAGGACCTTACAGATAGGAACAT AGTACAAGAAGATCATCCCATTATGTCTTTTACTATTTCCAAGAATGGCCGATTAGCTTTGTTAAATGTAGCAACTCAG GGAGTTCATTTATGGGACTTGCAAGACAGAGTTTTAGTAAGAAAGTATCAAGGTGTCACTCAAGGGTTTTATACGATCCATTCATGTTTCGGAGGCCATAACGAAGACTTCATCGCTAGTGGCAGTGAGG ATCACAAGGTTTACATCTGGCACAAACGTAGCGAACTGCCAATCGCGGAGCTGACAGGGCACACACGCACAGTGAACTGTGTGAGCTGGAACCCACAGATCCCATCCATGATGGCCAGCGCCTCAGACGATGGCACTGTTAGAATATGGGGACCAGCACCTTTTATAGACCACCAGAATATCGAAG
- the WDR26 gene encoding WD repeat-containing protein 26 isoform X2, translating to MQANGAGGGGGGGGGGGSGGGGGGQGQTQELACLSAQNGESSPSSSSSAGDLAHANGLLPSAPSAASNNSNSLNVNNGVPGGAATAAASAAAAAAASSATPELGSSLKKKKRLSQSDEDVIRLIGQHLNGLGLNQTVDLLMQESGCRLEHPSATKFRNHVMEGDWEKAENDLNELKPLVHSPHAIVVRGALEISQTLLGIIVRMKFLLLQQKYLEYLEDGKVLEALHVLRCELTPLKYNTERIHVLSGYLMCSHAEDLRAKAEWEGKGTASRSKLLDKLQTYLPPSVMLPPRRLQTLLRQAVELQRDRCLYHNTKLDNNLDSVSLLIDHVCSRRQFPCYTQQILTEHCNEVWFCKFSNDGTKLATGSKDTTVIIWQVDPDTHLLKLLKTLEGHAYGVSYIAWSPDDSYLVACGPDDCSELWLWNVQTGELRTKMSQSHEDSLTSVAWNPDGKRFVTGGQRGQFYQCDLDGNLLDSWEGVRVQCLWCLSDGKTVLASDTHQRIRGYNFEDLTDRNIVQEDHPIMSFTISKNGRLALLNVATQGVHLWDLQDRVLVRKYQGVTQGFYTIHSCFGGHNEDFIASGSEDHKVYIWHKRSELPIAELTGHTRTVNCVSWNPQIPSMMASASDDGTVRIWGPAPFIDHQNIEEECSSMDS from the exons ATGCAGGCCAacggggcaggaggaggaggaggaggcggcggcggcggcggcagcggagggggcggcgggggccAGGGACAGACCCAGGAGCTGGCCTGCCTGTCGGCCCAGAACGGGGAGTCGTCCCCCTCGTCGTCGTCGTCCGCGGGGGACCTGGCCCACGCCAACGGGCTGCTGCCTTCCGCCCCCTCCGCCGCCAGCAACAATAGCAACAGCCTGAATGTCAATAACGGGGTCCCCGGCGGTGCCGCCACTGCCGCCgcctcggccgccgccgccgccgctgcctccTCGGCCACCCCAGAGCTGGGCAGCAGCCTCAAGAAGAAGAAGCGGCTCTCCCAGTCCGACGAGGATGTCATTAGGCTAATAGGACAGCACTTGAATGGCTTAGGGCTCAA CCAGACTGTTGATCTCCTCATGCAAGAGTCAGGATGTCGTTTAGAACATCCTTCTGCCACCAAATTCCGAAATCATGTCATGGAAGGAGACTGGGAGAAG GCAGAAAATGACCTGAATGAACTAAAGCCTTTAGTGCATTCTCCTCATGCTATTGTGGTAAGAGGCGCACTTGAAATCTCTCAAACGTTGTTGGGAATAATTGTG AGGATGAAGTTTTTGCTGCTGCAGCAGAAGTACCTGGAGTACCTAGAGGACGGCAAGGTCCTAGAGGCCCTTCACGTTCTGCGCTGCGAGTTGACGCCCCTGAAGTACAACACGGAGCGCATTCACGTCCTCAGCGG GTATCTGATGTGTAGCCATGCAGAAGACCTACGTGCAAAAGCAGAATGGGAAGGCAAAGGAACAGCTTCCCGATCCAAACTGTTGGACAAACTACAGA CGTATTTGCCACCATCAGTGATGCTCCCCCCCCGGCGTTTACAGACCCTGCTGCGGCAGGCGGTGGAACTACAAAGGGATCGGTGCCTATATCACAATACCAAACTTGATAATAATCTAGATTCTGTGTCTCTGCTTATAGATCATGTTTGTAGTAG GAGGCAGTTCCCATGTTATACTCAGCAGATACTTACGGAGCATTGTAATGAAGTGTGGTTCTGTAAATTCTCCAATGATGGCACGAAACTAGCAACAGGATCGAAAGATACCACAGTTATCATATGGCAAGTTGATCCG GATACACACCTGCTAAAACTGCTCAAAACCTTAGAAGGACATGCTTACGGCGTCTCCTACATCGCGTGGAGTCCGGACGACAGCTACCTTGTTGCTTGTGGCCCAGACGACTGCTCTGAGCTGTGGCTTTGGAATGTCCAA acGGGAGAGCTAAGGACAAAAATGAGCCAGTCTCATGAGGACAGTTTGACGAGCGTGGCTTGGAATCCAGATGGGAAACGCTTCGTAACTGGAGGTCAGCGCGGCCAGTTCTACCAGTGT GATTTAGACGGGAACCTCCTTGATTCCTGGGAAGGGGTGAGAGTGCAATGCCTTTGGTGCTTGAGTGACGGCAAGACTGTTCTGGCATCAGACACACACCAGCGGATCCGGGGGTACAACTTTGAGGACCTTACAGATAGGAACAT AGTACAAGAAGATCATCCCATTATGTCTTTTACTATTTCCAAGAATGGCCGATTAGCTTTGTTAAATGTAGCAACTCAG GGAGTTCATTTATGGGACTTGCAAGACAGAGTTTTAGTAAGAAAGTATCAAGGTGTCACTCAAGGGTTTTATACGATCCATTCATGTTTCGGAGGCCATAACGAAGACTTCATCGCTAGTGGCAGTGAGG ATCACAAGGTTTACATCTGGCACAAACGTAGCGAACTGCCAATCGCGGAGCTGACAGGGCACACACGCACAGTGAACTGTGTGAGCTGGAACCCACAGATCCCATCCATGATGGCCAGCGCCTCAGACGATGGCACTGTTAGAATATGGGGACCAGCACCTTTTATAGACCACCAGAATATCGAAG